A region of Deinococcus rubellus DNA encodes the following proteins:
- a CDS encoding YlxR family protein, with translation MPDLTPLPPLTRHVPERSCVACRKKRPQAQFVRLVRTASGWRVVGQAIKAGRGAYVCADTPGCWAEKKLRRAFGLQATSLCSELQERYELTPSFSISAAPS, from the coding sequence ATGCCCGACCTGACCCCTCTTCCCCCACTGACCCGGCATGTGCCGGAGCGCAGTTGCGTGGCCTGCCGCAAGAAGCGCCCCCAGGCGCAGTTCGTGCGGCTCGTCCGCACAGCGTCGGGCTGGAGGGTGGTGGGCCAGGCCATCAAAGCTGGCCGGGGCGCTTATGTCTGCGCCGATACACCGGGCTGCTGGGCCGAGAAGAAACTCAGGCGGGCCTTCGGCCTGCAGGCCACCTCACTCTGTTCAGAACTCCAAGAGCGCTATGAATTAACCCCTTCCTTTTCTATATCCGCTGCCCCGTCATGA
- the nusA gene encoding transcription termination factor NusA — MTQPEVNFAEALRDVAAARNINELQLIEAFEQSLAQAYTRNVEPDKRIEVHLDPDSGDLEVLIVREVVEKVEDENLQISLADALELDPEVELGMEMEFPVDREQFSRIALQAAKQTLTQKMRETERNVVYNEYKDKEGQVINATVVRMDNKQNYFVELGSGEAIMPPREQIPGERLLNGNRVKVYLKEVRKTPKGPTILASRADERLLDYLLRQEIPEVANGIVEVKAIAREAGQRSKVAVYSTNSNVDPIGACIGHRGNRIQAVTGELGRERVDVILWDATPREFIRNALSPAKVGLIEISSDRGEATVTVTPDQLSLAIGKGGQNVRLAAKLTGFKIDLRETQAISDLDAAMQQAMQEGEAGRDVSSSQQAAFDALFRDSKSVATASPDDANLGE, encoded by the coding sequence ATGACCCAACCAGAAGTCAATTTTGCCGAGGCGCTGCGCGACGTGGCGGCGGCGCGCAACATCAACGAGCTGCAACTGATCGAAGCCTTCGAGCAGTCACTCGCCCAGGCCTACACCCGCAACGTCGAACCCGACAAGCGCATTGAAGTTCACCTTGACCCAGATTCGGGCGACCTTGAAGTGCTGATCGTGCGTGAGGTCGTCGAGAAGGTCGAGGACGAGAATCTTCAGATCTCGCTGGCCGACGCCCTGGAACTCGATCCCGAAGTGGAACTCGGCATGGAGATGGAATTCCCGGTGGACCGTGAGCAGTTCTCGCGCATCGCCCTGCAAGCCGCCAAGCAGACCCTGACCCAGAAGATGCGCGAAACCGAGCGCAACGTCGTATACAACGAGTACAAGGACAAGGAAGGCCAGGTCATCAACGCCACGGTGGTGAGGATGGACAACAAGCAGAACTACTTTGTCGAGCTCGGCTCGGGCGAGGCGATCATGCCGCCGCGCGAGCAGATTCCCGGCGAGCGGCTGCTCAACGGCAACCGCGTCAAGGTCTACCTCAAGGAAGTCCGCAAGACGCCCAAGGGACCGACCATCCTGGCCAGCCGCGCTGACGAGCGCCTGCTCGATTACCTGCTCAGGCAGGAAATTCCCGAGGTCGCCAACGGCATCGTGGAAGTCAAGGCGATTGCCCGCGAGGCCGGACAGCGCAGCAAGGTGGCCGTCTACAGCACCAACTCCAACGTCGACCCCATCGGCGCGTGCATCGGGCACCGTGGCAACCGCATCCAGGCCGTGACCGGCGAGCTCGGGCGCGAGCGGGTGGACGTGATCTTGTGGGACGCGACCCCGCGCGAATTTATCCGCAACGCCCTGTCGCCCGCCAAGGTGGGTCTGATCGAGATCAGCAGTGACCGGGGAGAAGCCACCGTGACGGTGACGCCCGATCAGCTCTCGCTGGCCATCGGCAAGGGCGGGCAGAACGTGCGGCTGGCCGCCAAGCTCACCGGCTTCAAGATCGATCTGCGCGAAACCCAGGCCATCAGCGACCTCGACGCCGCCATGCAGCAGGCCATGCAGGAAGGCGAAGCAGGGCGCGACGTGTCGAGCAGCCAGCAGGCCGCCTTCGACGCGCTGTTTCGTGACAGCAAATCGGTGGCCACCGCCTCGCCCGACGACGCCAACCTGGGAGAGTAA
- the rimP gene encoding ribosome maturation factor RimP, protein MTTKTDNLTTIASRVLTPLGLEVLDVQLQNPGRHPTLLVRIDRLDEQPVAVEDLEAASRAFGAELDTLDPIKEEYRLELESPGSKRPLIRSRHYERMLGLLTRVRGEGHAFTAPIKAVDGEQVTFDVLGEDVTLTVGQFQGNLAEFPPEHR, encoded by the coding sequence ATGACAACCAAAACCGACAACCTGACAACCATCGCAAGCCGCGTGCTGACCCCCCTCGGACTCGAAGTGCTGGACGTTCAGCTTCAGAATCCGGGCCGCCATCCCACCCTGTTGGTGCGCATCGACCGGCTGGACGAACAGCCCGTCGCAGTCGAAGACCTGGAAGCCGCCAGCCGCGCATTCGGTGCAGAACTCGACACGCTCGACCCGATCAAGGAAGAGTACCGCCTGGAACTGGAATCGCCCGGCAGCAAACGCCCGCTGATTCGCAGCCGCCACTACGAGCGGATGCTGGGCCTGCTGACCCGCGTGCGCGGCGAGGGCCACGCCTTTACCGCGCCCATCAAGGCGGTCGACGGTGAGCAGGTGACCTTCGACGTGCTGGGCGAGGACGTGACGCTGACCGTTGGGCAGTTCCAGGGCAACCTGGCCGAGTTTCCGCCGGAACACCGGTAG
- the ispG gene encoding flavodoxin-dependent (E)-4-hydroxy-3-methylbut-2-enyl-diphosphate synthase has product MTLSSPARRRTVTANVGGVLIGSQHPVVVQSMTNTDTANAEATAIQVAQLARAGSELVRVTVNTREAAAALPEIVARLEEVGLSVPIVGDFHYNGHILLREFPEAARLLAKYRINPGNVGAGQHHDANFATMIEVAREFGKPVRIGVNWGSLDQQVLARLMDANASKGSPKSGTDVMIDAMVVSALESARYAEELGLAHDKILISVKVSSAPELWQVYRQLAAECDYPLHLGLTEAGMGMKGMVASSVALAPLLLEGIGDTIRVSLTPEPGASRKLEVEVAQQILQSLGIRQFLPQVTSCPGCGRTTSIFFQELAQKIQDYIRDTMPDWKAKYPGVEEMQVAVMGCVVNGPGESKHANIGISLPGTGEDPRAPVYQDGKLLTTLRGPRIAEEFQELMERYVERRYGAGVEV; this is encoded by the coding sequence ATGACGCTTTCCTCGCCCGCCCGCCGCCGCACCGTGACTGCCAACGTGGGCGGCGTTCTGATCGGCTCCCAGCACCCGGTGGTGGTGCAGAGCATGACCAACACCGACACTGCTAACGCCGAGGCGACGGCCATTCAGGTGGCCCAGCTCGCCCGTGCCGGGTCGGAACTGGTGCGTGTGACGGTCAACACCCGCGAGGCTGCGGCCGCCCTGCCGGAGATCGTCGCCCGCCTGGAGGAAGTCGGCCTGAGCGTGCCCATCGTGGGCGACTTTCACTACAACGGCCACATTCTGCTGCGTGAGTTTCCCGAAGCGGCCCGGCTGCTCGCCAAGTACCGCATCAACCCCGGCAATGTGGGCGCGGGCCAGCACCACGACGCCAACTTCGCCACCATGATTGAGGTCGCCAGGGAGTTCGGCAAGCCGGTGCGTATTGGGGTCAACTGGGGCAGCCTCGATCAGCAGGTGCTGGCCCGGCTGATGGACGCCAATGCCAGCAAGGGCAGCCCCAAGTCCGGCACCGACGTGATGATCGACGCGATGGTGGTATCGGCCCTGGAGAGTGCACGCTACGCTGAGGAGCTGGGCCTGGCCCACGACAAGATCCTGATCTCGGTGAAGGTATCGAGCGCCCCAGAACTCTGGCAGGTCTACCGCCAACTGGCCGCCGAGTGCGATTATCCGCTGCACCTGGGGCTGACCGAGGCGGGCATGGGCATGAAAGGTATGGTGGCGTCCAGCGTGGCCCTCGCGCCGCTGCTGCTGGAGGGCATCGGTGACACCATCCGTGTGAGCCTCACTCCCGAACCCGGAGCCTCGCGCAAGCTGGAAGTGGAAGTTGCCCAGCAGATCTTGCAGAGCCTGGGTATCCGGCAATTTTTGCCGCAGGTGACGAGCTGCCCCGGCTGCGGGCGCACCACCTCTATTTTCTTTCAGGAACTCGCCCAGAAGATTCAGGACTACATCCGCGACACCATGCCCGATTGGAAGGCCAAGTATCCCGGTGTGGAGGAGATGCAGGTGGCCGTCATGGGCTGCGTCGTCAACGGCCCAGGTGAGAGCAAGCACGCCAACATCGGCATCTCACTGCCCGGCACGGGTGAGGACCCCCGCGCCCCGGTGTACCAAGACGGCAAATTGCTCACCACCCTGCGTGGCCCCCGCATCGCCGAGGAGTTTCAGGAGCTGATGGAGAGGTACGTGGAGCGGCGCTACGGAGCTGGAGTAGAGGTGTGA
- a CDS encoding DUF4259 domain-containing protein, with translation MNTWGTAAFDNDAAKMFLQEVLEDGAFALQEAFEVVLDPDTDFVAQEEGARAVAAAEVLAAHLSGDTGTIFDAALRDWLGQLEAGELEPMRELASEALERVAGPNSDLPEFWAETEDGEVWTGNMARLREVLE, from the coding sequence ATGAACACCTGGGGCACTGCCGCCTTCGACAACGACGCCGCCAAGATGTTTCTTCAGGAAGTGCTAGAAGACGGCGCGTTCGCCCTGCAAGAAGCCTTCGAGGTCGTTCTCGATCCTGACACCGATTTCGTGGCCCAGGAGGAAGGTGCGCGGGCTGTCGCCGCCGCTGAGGTTCTGGCTGCGCATCTTTCAGGTGACACTGGGACCATTTTCGATGCTGCCCTGCGCGACTGGCTCGGCCAACTGGAAGCGGGTGAGCTGGAGCCGATGCGTGAGCTGGCGAGTGAGGCGCTGGAGCGCGTGGCGGGTCCAAACTCGGATTTGCCAGAGTTCTGGGCCGAGACTGAGGACGGCGAAGTGTGGACGGGGAACATGGCGCGGCTGCGGGAAGTGCTGGAGTAG